The sequence TTTAACTTCACCAGGCCGGGGACAATTATTCTATTCAAAGACTGGTGGATGAGGTTTTTACTGCCACCTATCTTTAAAAAAAGATGCAGGGATAACGGTGTTGATGGTGATTACAGGACCCTCTCTCAGAAAGAAGTTAAAAAGCATGAACCCAATGTCACAAAAAGGCAGAAAGGGGGCTTTCTCCTCCCTTCAACAGGTATAGTTTCTCCCTTTCAGGTGACTATTGCTCTGGCTGAAAATGCTGTTGCAAACGGTGCCGAGGTTTTTCTTAATACCCTGGTATGTTCTGTATTTCTTGATGAAGGACGAGTAAGTTCGATCGAAACAAACCGGGGCCGTCTAAGGGCGGGAGTGCTCATTAATGCAGCCGGAGTCTGGTCTGATAAACTGGCGGAGATGGCGGATGACCGATTTTTCTCCATTCACGGTAGAAAGGGAACTGATGCTATCCTGGACCGGAACAGTGAAGGTGAACAGAATCATATTCTCGGAATGCCTTCATTCAGCTCAAATAAGAAGAATCACTCTAAAGGGGGAGGATTGGTACTCTGTGTGGAGGGAAATATCCTTCTTGGGCCCACTGCCGAAGAGGTTTCGGACCGCGAGGATTATTCCACTGATTCTGAGATGTTTACCACGCTGCTGGAACAGCTGGAAATGAATACAAAACTAAGCCCCTCCATGATAATAAACTATTATTCTGGAGTCAGAGCCGCCAGTTGGGAGGAAGATTTTATTGTTGAACCTTCTGACAAGGTGGCAAATCTTGTTCATGCCGCTGCAATACAATCTCCGGGATTTGCTTCTGCCCCCGCAATAGCAGTGGATGTTGCTTCAATGGCCGTCGATATCCTTAGAACATCTGGTGTGGATATTGTTCCCCGGGATGATTTCAATCCTGTGCACCATGGCATACCTCAGGTGAAAAATATGAATGCTGCTGACAGGGATACCCTTATAAAGAGAGATCCGGCATACGGTGAGATTCTCTGCCGCTGTGAAGAAGTCTCCCGTGGAGAGATCAGAGATGCTCTGCACTCGGCTGTGCCGGCTGCAACAGTGGATGGTATTAAACGAAGAGTGAGAGCCGGAGCCGGTCGCTGTCACGGTGGATTCTGTCTACCGAAAGTCATATTGACAATGGCCCGGGAGATGAATGTCCCCATAATTGATATTACCAGGAAGGGTTCGGGATCGAATATTCTTGTGGCTGAGACAAAGATCTCCGCCCTGGAGGTTTCAGATGCTTCTTAGATATGATGTTGTTATTATAGGTTCAGGTCCTGCAGGTATGGCTGCCGCAGTGTCTGCATCTGACAAGGGAGTGTCTGTCTGTCTGGTAGAGAGAGAAGAGCGGATGGGGGGGATTCTCAAGCAGTGTATCCATGACGGATTCGGGTTGATTCGCTTTAAAGAGAAGCTGACAGGACCGGAATATGCCTGGCGTTATGAACAGATGGTCCGGGAAAATCCTATTGATTTTTTAAGCAGCACTTTTCTTACACAAATCAAAAAAGAAGAAGATGTATTTGCTCTATCATTTATCAACCCGGAAAAGGGTGTGTTCCGGATGGAAGCTGATACTCTTATCATGGCAATGGGTTGCAGGGAAAGGACAGACCGTCAGATTTTCCTTCATGGAGAGAGACCTGCAGGTATTTTTACCGCAGGACAGGCTCAGGATCTTATCAATCTTAAAGGATTTTTGCCCGGGAAAAAATGTTTGATTCTTGGCAGTGGTGACATTGGTCTTATTATGGCAAGACGCCTGACCCTTGAAGGTGCTGAAGTGCAGGGTGTCTATGAAATCGGATCAGAACCTTCAGGGCTCACCCGGAATATTGTGCAGTGTCTGGAAGACTATGATATTCCCCTCCATCTGAATATGTCAGTCAGAGAAATTCACGGTAGAAAAAGAGTGGAATCTGTGTCTCTCTGTGAGGTGGATAGTAATAAGAAATTTATCGAAAACACCACTGCGAAGATCAGCTGCGACTGTTTAATCCTCAGTGTCGGACTGATACCTGAAAACGATATTCTGGCTCCTCTGGGTATAAAAATGGACCTGGTAACAGGCGGACCTGTTGTGGATCAGAATCTTGAAACTTCTTTTCCCGGAATCTTCTCCTGTGGTAATGCTCTTCTTGTGAGTGATCTTGTGGATTATGTTTCTGAGAGCGGTCATATTGCAGGTGAGAGTGCAGCAGGACGATGCAAAAATCATAGCATAGCGAAAAAAATCAGTTTGGAGTCTGCCGGCAATATTCACAGTGTTGTTCCTCAGACTTTTACTGCTGATGCCGGGTTAGTTACACTCTATCTCAGGCCTTCTAAAGCAATGGATAAGGCTGAGCTCCATTTGATACAGGGTGAACATATTATCCTCAATAAAAAAATGAACTGGTTGAAGCCCTCTGAGATGCACCGGGAGGAAGTTGATTTATCAGGAATAGATCCCGCAGGACCAGCTCTGGAATTGAGTTTAATACAGGGAGCAGCTAAATGAAAAGAACAATGACCTGCATCGCCTGTCCACGGGGATGTCTATTGAATATCAGTGAAACAGACGGAAATATCACTGTCACAGAGAATCAATGCAGCCGGGGAGTAGACTATGCTCTACAGGAGCTCAAAGAGTCACTGCGGATGCTCACCACAACTGTCAGAACTTCAGGTACTGATTATCCCAGGTTAGCGGTTAGACTGTCCCGGGATGTTCCCCTCAGACTTTTTCCTGATTATATGAAAGTTATATCGAGGATTATTCATAAGGGCAGTTGTATTCCTGGAGATATTCTGGCAGAGAATCTTCTTGATTCGGGAATCGATCTAATATCAACAGGCGCTGTCAATAGTGAAGTAGCTAAATCAAATGATGTTGATTCTGAAAAAAAGGTATAGGAGTAATGAAACATGAAGAATAAAATTCTTGCTGTAGATTGTGGTACACAGAGCCTCAGAACCCTGATATTTGATACCGCAGGAGTTATCCTGGATAAAGAGAAGATTGAGTATGCTCCCTACCAGTCAGATAAACCCGGGTGGGCTGAACAGAACCCCGAGATGTTCTGGGAATCCCTTGTGCTGGGCTGTCAGACAATGAAACAGAGAAACCCGGATCTCTTTGATGAGATCGGCGGTGTGGGTGTGACCACCCAGCGGGATACAATGGTTTGTCTTGGGAAAGATGGCAACTCACTGCGTCCCGCCATTACATGGCTTGATACACGCAAAGCTGACAGCGTCTATACCCCCGGACCCATTATGAAGATTCTCTATAAAATTGTTAAGAAAGACAAGGTCATTAAAAAAACCATGCGTGATGGTAAGAGCAACTGGATAAAACAGAATGAGCCTGATATCTGGAAACGCACATGGAAATATGTACAGGTTTCGGGCTATCTGAATTATAAACTCTGCGGTGAAGCCGTAGATTCTGTTGCTTCCATGGTAGGCCATGTCCCCATGGAATTTAAAAAAAGACGCTGGTCAGGGAAATCTTCTTTGAAGAGTAAAATATTCCCGATTGATGATGACAAGAAATACAGGCTGGTTGAACCCGGTACCATTGTGGGACATATAAACAGAACATCCTCCCTGGAAACAGGTCTGCCCGAGGGGATCCCCCTTGTGGCCTGCGGCAGTGACAAGAGCTGTGAAACCCTGGGGATGGGATGTCTTGATCCTTCCCTTGCATCTCTCAGTTTCGGTACCACAGCAACAGTGGAGGTCAACACAAAGAAGTATTTTGAACCACTCCCTTTTCTGCCGGCCTATTGTTCGGCATACCCCGGAGCCTGGGTTCCAGAAGTGGAGATATTCAGAGGCTACTGGATGATCAGCTGGTTCAGAGATGAACTTGGCCAGAAAGAGACAGAAGAAGCAGTCAGGCAGGGTGTTCTTCCCGAGGAGCTGCTTGATAAACTCCTGGATGCAGATCCTCCCGGATGCCGGGGACTGATGGTTCAGCCTTACTGGGGGCCCAGCCTGAAAGATCCCCTTGCCAAGGGGTCTATGATCGGCTTTGGAGATGTGCATACACGAAGTTCCATCTATAGAGCTACCGTTGAGGGACTGGGATATGCACTTCGTGACGGACTTGAGACCCTGGAGAAAAGAGGGCATTTCCGATGTAAGAAAGTAGCTGTTTCCGGTGGGGCGAGTAAGAGTGATCTTATCTGTCAGATCTCGGCAGATATTTTCAACAGGCCTCTGCTGCGGGGAAGAACTTATGAGACATCAGGTCTTGGTGCAGCCATTCTCGTTGCAAGCGCTCTGGAGCTCCATAGCTCCGTAGATGAAGCGGTCAAAAATATGGTGGTTTATGAGAAGTGTTTTGTCCCCAGAGCAGAGAATGCAGAGCTCTATACCCGGCTCTATAAAGTATACAGAAAGATATATCCCAGGCTGCAGAATCTGTATCTTGATATTCAGAAAATAACTGCTTATCCGGATCTGTGATTCAACGATTCAATCACAGCCATCAGCCAGACATAAGAACAAGACAGCAATGCAGATTAAGAGGAGAGAATAATGGCCGAACGAAAAAAATATAAAGATTACAAACCTCAGTGGGAGATTGTCCCGCCGACGCCGGGCACTTTTCGCTCGATTCTTAAGTGGGGCGATAAAGAGAAATTTAAGGAGCCCAATGAGAGACTCTTTAAGCTGATGAAAAAGACCTTCCATCTGGATGATGATCATTTTTCAAGGAAGATAGATGAGGGAATGGAACTGGTTCCCGATGATATTCCTTCGAATATGGATCAGAGACATATCGATTTTTTCGCTACTGTATTCCCTGCTGACAGGATGAGTATAAAAACATATGACCGTCTCTCTGTAGCTTATGGAAAGACAATGTATGACCTTTACCGCCTCAGAGAGAAGGTTCTTGAGAATCTACCGGATATTGTACTTTATCCTTCTGAAAAAGAGGAAATTGAAAAAATCATTCCCTACTGTAATGAACATAAAATACCCGTGTATATCTATGGCGGTGGTTCGTCAGTCACCAGGGGCGTAGAAGCATTCAAGGGCGGTTTAACCCTTGATATGAGACCACATTTTAACAAGGTTGTTGAGTTCAATGAAACGGATCAGACAATCACCGTGCAGGCCGGAATGTCCGGACCCAAACTTGAAGAGGTTCTTAACAATGCAGTCTCTGAGTTCGGCGCGGCAAGAGCTTATACCTGCGGCCATTTTCCCCAGTCTTTTGAATACTCCTCTGTAGGAGGGTGGGTCGTAACCAGAGGGGCAGGGCAAAACTCCACCTATTATGGAAATATCCGGGATATGGTTATGGGGCAGGAGTATGTAACACCCCGCGGAATCATCAGCAGCTACGGCCTCCCTGCCCATGCAGTTGGACCCGAGATTGATGAAATCATGATGGGCTCGGAAGGGGCATTCGGTGTACTCACTAATGTGAAGCTGAAATTTTTCCGCCTTACTAAAGAGAATAGGAAAAAGTTCAGTTTCATTTTTAAAAACTGGGAGCAGGCACGCCTGGCTGGAAAGGAGATTATGCAGGCCGAAGCAGGGCACCCCTCGGTATTCCGTCTCTCAGATCCTGAAGAAACTGATGTTATGCTCAAGCTCTATAAGGTGGAGGGCACCTTGCTTGAGAGTATGATGAATATTCTGGGGTACAAGCCAATGGAACGATGCCTTTTTCTTGGTTGGTCTGAAGGGGAGAAGGGCTTCAGTAAAAATCTGTCAAAGCAGGTTAAGAAAATCTGTCGAAGGCATGGAGGACTCTATCTCACAGGTTATCCCACTTCCAGCTGGGAGCATGGAAGATTCAGCGATCCCTATATGAGAGAATCTCTGCAGGACTATGGAATCATTATCGATACAATGGAATGCGGTGTTACATGGGATATGATGGGGCGGGTTCATGAATATGTGCGCAAATATACCAAGTCGCGACCTGATACAATCTGTATGACACATCTCTCCCATGCCTATCCACAGGGGGCCAACCTCTACTTTATCTTCATCGGGAAGTTTAAGGACAAAGAAGAATATCTGGATTATCAGTTTGGTATCTTTGATAATATTCAGAAGGCCGGGGCTTCTATGAGTCATCATCATGGAGTTGGCAAGATGACGGCAATGTGGGTGGAGGACTCAATAGGAAAAGCACAGCTGGATATCTTCCGTTCATTGAAAAATTATTTTGATCCCAACAATATTATGAATCCCGGCGGAACCCTCGGGCTGGATATGAGTGAAGATGAGAAGCGTATACCCAAGTATGCAGGCAGAACCTGGGATAATCCGGCTTATTGATCTCTAATCGTAGTTATGCTGCGGCCCGGCAGAGACTGTCGGGTCACGGTGCTGCAGGCGGTGTTCTCCAATCGATTGAAATTGTGATATCATTAATCAAGATGATTCGAAAAGCACTATTAAATGATATGGATTCAATTCTCAGCATTGTAAAAGATATTGTCATAGATATGAAAAAAAATGGAAATGATCAATGGACTGAAGCATACCCGGTCTTTGAGGATTTCTATGCTGATATTTCTTCAGAAGAATTTTTTGTCGATCAGGATGATTCAGGCAATATAATGTCTTTTGTCTGCCTCAATACAACTGAACCGCCTGAGTATGAAACTGTTTTCCGGCAATCGGACCAGAAGGCACTTGTTATTCACAGATTAGCAGTAAACCCGGGATTCCAGGGCAGAGGATTGGCTAAAAAAATTATAATGTTTGCAGAACAACGGGCAAAGGAGATGGATCTGAATTTTCTAAGATCTGATACCTGTGTTCAGAATCCTGCGATGAACTCTCTTTTTGAAAAACTGCAATATAGAAATGTGGGTAAAATTCATTTTTCTGATTGCAAATATGAGTTCAACTGCTATGAGAAATCATTCTAAAAAAGACCTTTCAATTTATTAATCCGGACTTTTACATCAGTTCTCAAATCATCTCTGTTTGATGTGTCTTGCACCCCTTTTCACTGGCGTTATATTTTCTCTATTGTTTAATTTTTTATGCAAAGTATTTACTTGCTACCTTCGGTAGCGACGAAGAGGCCTGCCTCACTTTCGCCCAGGTATGGGCGCGTTTCAGTCGGTTCGATTCCCTCTTTTCATGTTATAAACAAAAAAGCCGACCATAAAGGTCAGCTTTTTGTTTAGAGCGTCTGGAGGGAATCGAACCCTCATCATCAGATTGGAAGTCTGAGGTAATAGCCATTATACGACAGACGCAAATAATTCAACTTTTTGTAATATTCTTTATTCAATTACACATTTTTAAAAAGTAAGCGTCTGGAGGGAATCGAACCCTCATCATCAGATTGGAAGTCTGAGGTAATAGCCATTATACGACAGACGCAATTACTTTGCCTTAAAGGCATGCGAAATATATCAAGAAACACTTTATAGGGTCAATACCTTTTCAGTTAATTTTTTAAACCTCTGAAATCCGTAAAAAAAAGATGCGAAATCTAGCTAAAAGGTCTTGTCAGACCTATTTACATTAGGAACACATTCTGACAATATTCTGTATGGAAAATAGAAGTATATATAGAAACATCTCTCCCTTAGATCATCGTTATTATCAATCGAACAAAGAGCTTTTCGAAGCTCTGTCAGACAGACTCAGTGAAGAAGCCACTGTAGCCTACTGTGTAAAAGCCGAAATGGCCCTTCTTAAAACACATATCAAACTTCAGAATCTCGGAGATCAGTCTCTTATCGATTCACTTGATGCTGTAGAAAGCAGCATTACACCCGAAGAAGTCTATATAGAAGAAGAAAAAACTCAGCATAATATCAGAGCCCTCGTAAATGTAATTAACAAAAGGGTTCCTGAGAATCTTAAACCATGGGTTCATATGGGTGCTACATCAGTGGATATACTGGATACAGCCAATGCCATGCGGATGCGTGATGTTACCAGAGATGTCATTCTTCCTCTACTTATTGAACTGGAAGAACAACTTATCAAAATGGCCGAGGCCGAGGCGGAAACTCCCCAGGTGGGAAGAACCCATGGTCAGCATGCGGTTCCTGTGACCCTCGGTTTTGCAATAGCCGAATATGTATCAAGACTGGGACAGTCCATTTCTGAAATTGAGAGACTGTCGGCAAATCAGAGAGGAAAGCTCGCCGGGGCTGTTGGTGGATATAATGCAACCAGCATGATCACTTCAGAACCTCTCGCAATGGAAGAGATATATCTTGATTTTCTGGGACTCAAACCTTCTGAATATTCTACTCAGATGGTGGAGCCTGAATATCTTTTAAGGTTGCTTCTCGAATACAATACAGCATTTGGAATCATCGCCAACCTTGCGGATGACTTAAGACATCTGCAGAGATCTGAAATAGACGAAGTCCGAGAGTTTTTCTCGGCTACTCAGGTAGGATCTTCCACAATGCCCCAGAAAAGAAATCCCTGGAACTGTGAGCATGTGAAGAGTCTCTGGAAGGCATTTTCTCCCAGAGTCATGTCATTCTATATGGATCAGATCTCAGAACATCAGAGAGACCTCTCTAATTCTGCTTCAGCAAGATTTCAGGCGGATTTTATTGCAGGATTTGCAGCGGCAACTGCCCGAATGAAAAAAATCATTGCCGGTATGTCTGTGAACAAGGAACAGCTTAGAAAGAACCTGACGGTTCAGGGAGACTTTGTTCTTGCCGAACCCACTTATATTCTTCTGGCAATGTCCGGCATAAACGGTGCTCATGAAATTGTTAGAAAAATAACTCTTTCCTGTGAGAAAACTGGAAAGACTATCAAAGAAGTTCTTCAGACAGAACAGCAGGAAAGCTGGGAAAAAATTAAAGAGCAGCTTAAAAAGGTCACCGGACTCGATGCCGAGGAATTCTACTCAGATCCTTCATTGTATAGAGGAAAAACAGCTGAGAAGACCAGAACTCTCTGTAAAAAATATACAGAGCTTCTTTCAAAAATCAAAGGAGACCTTAAATGATTCAATTAGAAGAAAAATATAGTTATGATGATGTTCTGCTCCAGCCTGCCTATGCAGATTTTCTTCCTTCAGAAACATCTGTAAAAACAAGACTGGCTGGAAATATTTACCTGAATGCACCTATTATCTCAGCAGCCATGGATACTGTAACAGAGTATCAGATGGCCATTGCCCTGGCACTGGAAGGGGGAGCGGGTGTTATTCATCGGAATCTTCCTCCGGAAGAGCAGGCAAGGCAGGTTGAACGTGTGAAGCGCTATCTCAACTGGATTATTGCCAATCCAGTGATTGTCCATAAGGGACAGACTGTTGCTGATGTTGAGAAGATCATGATGGAAACCGGAGTTACGGGACTTCCTGTACTGGATGGTAAAAAGCTTTGCGGTATTATTACAAACCGTGATATGAGATTCTGCGCAAATCTTACTCAGAATGTAGAAGATGTAATGACAACTAATCTCATCCTGGAGAGGGGTACTCCTTCTGTGGAAACTGCCCGGGAGAAGTTTGACAAACATAGAATTGAAAAACTTCCTGTTGTTGATCACAATGATCACCTGACAGGGCTTATCACCGTATCAGATATGGAAAAGCATAAAAGCTTTCCTTCTGCTGCACTGGATGAATCAGGAAGCCTGGTTGTTGGTGCTGCTGTTTCTCCCAATGACTATAGAACTCGTATTCCTCTTCTGCAGAAGATGGGATGTGACTTTGTCGTTCTGGATACAGCTCACGGAAACAGCCTCTCTGTTGTCAGGGCTGTTGAAGGTATTAAAAAAGAATTCGGCATTAAGGTTATCGGCGGGAATGTCGCTGATGGAGACGGTGCCAGAAGACTGATCGAGGCCGGAAGTGATGCCATCAAGGTCGGTGTAGGTCCCGGATCGATCTGTACTACAAGAATTGTAGCAGGTATAGGTGTACCTCAACTCTCCGCAGTTTATGAATCTGCAGAAGAAGCCTCCAAACACAATATTCCCATAATTGCCGATGGCGGTATCAAATATTCAGGTGACATCACCAAGGCTATTGCAGCCGGTGCCAGCTGTATCATGGTGGGTAACTTATTTGCGGGTCTGAAAGAAGCTCCCGGTAAGGAAGTTATCTTTGAAGGAAGAATCTTCAAACAGTATCGTGGTATGGGATCTGTAGGAGCCATCAAGGAAGGAAGCGGGGACCGCTACCAGATGAAGAAGGACGAAGAACCTGTTCCTGAAGGTATTGAAGGACGTGTTCCATTTAAGGGCGAGCTTAAGCCATACCTTAATCAGCTGGTTACCGGCCTCAAAAAAGGAATGGGTTATTGCGGATGTCGCACTATAGAGGAATTGCGCTCATATCAAAAGTTTGTTAAAATCTCTAGCGCCGGTCTAAGGGAGAGCCATGCTCACGATGTGAACATAACCCAGGAAGCTCCCAATTACTCACGATATTAAGATCGGCTACCAAACTTTAAGGAAGTATAAATGAAACTTGTTGTTATCGGTGCTCAATGGGGTGACGAAGGCAAAGGGAAAATGGTTGATTACCTTGCCGAAGATGCTGATCTGGTTGTCAGATTCTCGGGAGGTGCCAATGCGGGACACACTATCAAGGTAGATAATAAAACTTTTAAGCTTCACCTTGTACCTGCAGGAATAATTTATCCTGGAAAAAATGTGGTCCTTGGAAATGGAATGGTTATTGATCCCGAGTCTCTTTTTGAAGAGCTTGCACAGATTAAATCTCAGGGAGTTTCCTGGGAAGGCCGTGTTTTTGTTTCTGACCGAGCTCATCTTGTACTTCCTTCTTACAAGAAAGAAGATATTGAAATGGACCCCAAGCGTCCTCGTCCCATTGGAACTACAGGGCGTGGAATTGGAATTGCTTATGGTCGTAAAGCCTATAGAGACGGTATCCGTGTCGCGGATCTGTGGGATGATATGGTCTGGGACGCCCTGGATGCATCAGATCAAGAATGGCTCAGCCCTTTTAAAGAAAGACTGAGTTCTATGAAAGTAAATATGGCCGGATTCATGATGGCTAATAAAGATAGGAATATCCTCCTCGAAGGTGCTCAGGGAGCTCTTCTGGATCTTGATCACGGAACATATCCCTATGTTTCATCCGGTATTTCTACAAGTGCCGGTGCCGCATTAGGCTCTTCCATGGGATTCAGATTTATCGATAAGGTTCTGGGTGTTTTCAAAGCATACCAGACACGAGTCGGTAATGGTCCCATGCCCACAGAAATGCTGGAGGGTGATGATCTTGTTCTGGGAAATAATCTCAGAGAACTGGGCCATGAGTATGGAGCTACAACAGGAAGACCGAGACGAATCGGTTATCTTGACCTCGTAGCACTCAAGTATGCAGGCTGGGTAAACGGTCTGGATGGGTTTATCCTGTCACACCTTAATCTGTACGACGGATTTGAAACATTATCTATTTGTACTGCCTATGAAATTGACGGAAAAGAAGTTACAGATTTTCCTTCTCTGACTACAGATCTTGAAAAAGTTAAACCTATACTGAAAGAACTTCCCGGTTGGGAAGGAAAAGTCGGTGATGCACGCAACTGGGATGAGATTCCAGAAGGTGCTAAGAAAGTCATTGCTTTTATTGAAGAATACACAGGGGTACCTGTTGCCGGTTATTCGGTCGGTCCCCTTAGAGATGAAACATTTATGAAGGAGCCTGCGTGGACAAAATCCTGATCCTGGACTTTGGAGGACAGACTTGTCAGCTTATCGGTCGCAGAATCCGTGATTTCGGAGTTTTTTCTGAGATCGTACACGGTGACATTGAACTGACAGATGAAATTGTTACTCCTGATGTGAAAGGTATAATCCTTTCAGGATCTCCCTATTCTGTTTATGAAGATGGAGCTCCCGCTCCCGATCCCAGAATATTTGAATTGGGATTGCCCCTGTTGGGAATCTGTTATGGTTTTCAGAGAATGACCTACCACTTTGGTGGAGAGGTTAAACCCATGGAAACCAAGGAATATGGACGTTCCAAGGTTCACTTTCTGGAAGAATCTGAATTAACTGCAGGAATTCCTGATAATTTTCTTTCCTGGATGAGCCATGGCGACAGTATTGAAAACCTGGCTCCCGGTTTCAAAATGATCGGTGAGTCGGAAAATCATCTTCCTGCAATTGCAGCAAACAGGGAAAAGAATTTTTACGGTATCCAGTTTCATCCCGAAGTTACTCACTGTGATAACGGGAATGATATTCTGGAGAACTTCTGCTGCCGGATCTGCGGCGCTGCTAAGGACTGGACTCTGGATCTCTTTATGGAACAGATTTCAGAACGGGTACGTAC is a genomic window of Oceanispirochaeta sp. M1 containing:
- a CDS encoding NAD(P)/FAD-dependent oxidoreductase, translated to MIKNAEKQLNKIRKKLSRKGLDAVKVSMFRESVQLKGSVDSWEQKVQAGQSSAGHGFKGVLNDILVSGCDEPGMSQPQLEDDLLEGRSFDVVIVGGGVIGCAIARELCRLELTVAVLEKEADLAMQASGRNDGMIHPGFAAKPGSLKSHYNTRGNRLYTNLAEELGFNFTRPGTIILFKDWWMRFLLPPIFKKRCRDNGVDGDYRTLSQKEVKKHEPNVTKRQKGGFLLPSTGIVSPFQVTIALAENAVANGAEVFLNTLVCSVFLDEGRVSSIETNRGRLRAGVLINAAGVWSDKLAEMADDRFFSIHGRKGTDAILDRNSEGEQNHILGMPSFSSNKKNHSKGGGLVLCVEGNILLGPTAEEVSDREDYSTDSEMFTTLLEQLEMNTKLSPSMIINYYSGVRAASWEEDFIVEPSDKVANLVHAAAIQSPGFASAPAIAVDVASMAVDILRTSGVDIVPRDDFNPVHHGIPQVKNMNAADRDTLIKRDPAYGEILCRCEEVSRGEIRDALHSAVPAATVDGIKRRVRAGAGRCHGGFCLPKVILTMAREMNVPIIDITRKGSGSNILVAETKISALEVSDAS
- a CDS encoding NAD(P)/FAD-dependent oxidoreductase: MLLRYDVVIIGSGPAGMAAAVSASDKGVSVCLVEREERMGGILKQCIHDGFGLIRFKEKLTGPEYAWRYEQMVRENPIDFLSSTFLTQIKKEEDVFALSFINPEKGVFRMEADTLIMAMGCRERTDRQIFLHGERPAGIFTAGQAQDLINLKGFLPGKKCLILGSGDIGLIMARRLTLEGAEVQGVYEIGSEPSGLTRNIVQCLEDYDIPLHLNMSVREIHGRKRVESVSLCEVDSNKKFIENTTAKISCDCLILSVGLIPENDILAPLGIKMDLVTGGPVVDQNLETSFPGIFSCGNALLVSDLVDYVSESGHIAGESAAGRCKNHSIAKKISLESAGNIHSVVPQTFTADAGLVTLYLRPSKAMDKAELHLIQGEHIILNKKMNWLKPSEMHREEVDLSGIDPAGPALELSLIQGAAK
- a CDS encoding DUF1667 domain-containing protein; this encodes MKRTMTCIACPRGCLLNISETDGNITVTENQCSRGVDYALQELKESLRMLTTTVRTSGTDYPRLAVRLSRDVPLRLFPDYMKVISRIIHKGSCIPGDILAENLLDSGIDLISTGAVNSEVAKSNDVDSEKKV
- a CDS encoding FGGY-family carbohydrate kinase; this translates as MKNKILAVDCGTQSLRTLIFDTAGVILDKEKIEYAPYQSDKPGWAEQNPEMFWESLVLGCQTMKQRNPDLFDEIGGVGVTTQRDTMVCLGKDGNSLRPAITWLDTRKADSVYTPGPIMKILYKIVKKDKVIKKTMRDGKSNWIKQNEPDIWKRTWKYVQVSGYLNYKLCGEAVDSVASMVGHVPMEFKKRRWSGKSSLKSKIFPIDDDKKYRLVEPGTIVGHINRTSSLETGLPEGIPLVACGSDKSCETLGMGCLDPSLASLSFGTTATVEVNTKKYFEPLPFLPAYCSAYPGAWVPEVEIFRGYWMISWFRDELGQKETEEAVRQGVLPEELLDKLLDADPPGCRGLMVQPYWGPSLKDPLAKGSMIGFGDVHTRSSIYRATVEGLGYALRDGLETLEKRGHFRCKKVAVSGGASKSDLICQISADIFNRPLLRGRTYETSGLGAAILVASALELHSSVDEAVKNMVVYEKCFVPRAENAELYTRLYKVYRKIYPRLQNLYLDIQKITAYPDL
- a CDS encoding FAD-binding oxidoreductase, encoding MAERKKYKDYKPQWEIVPPTPGTFRSILKWGDKEKFKEPNERLFKLMKKTFHLDDDHFSRKIDEGMELVPDDIPSNMDQRHIDFFATVFPADRMSIKTYDRLSVAYGKTMYDLYRLREKVLENLPDIVLYPSEKEEIEKIIPYCNEHKIPVYIYGGGSSVTRGVEAFKGGLTLDMRPHFNKVVEFNETDQTITVQAGMSGPKLEEVLNNAVSEFGAARAYTCGHFPQSFEYSSVGGWVVTRGAGQNSTYYGNIRDMVMGQEYVTPRGIISSYGLPAHAVGPEIDEIMMGSEGAFGVLTNVKLKFFRLTKENRKKFSFIFKNWEQARLAGKEIMQAEAGHPSVFRLSDPEETDVMLKLYKVEGTLLESMMNILGYKPMERCLFLGWSEGEKGFSKNLSKQVKKICRRHGGLYLTGYPTSSWEHGRFSDPYMRESLQDYGIIIDTMECGVTWDMMGRVHEYVRKYTKSRPDTICMTHLSHAYPQGANLYFIFIGKFKDKEEYLDYQFGIFDNIQKAGASMSHHHGVGKMTAMWVEDSIGKAQLDIFRSLKNYFDPNNIMNPGGTLGLDMSEDEKRIPKYAGRTWDNPAY
- a CDS encoding GNAT family N-acetyltransferase is translated as MISNRSYAAARQRLSGHGAAGGVLQSIEIVISLIKMIRKALLNDMDSILSIVKDIVIDMKKNGNDQWTEAYPVFEDFYADISSEEFFVDQDDSGNIMSFVCLNTTEPPEYETVFRQSDQKALVIHRLAVNPGFQGRGLAKKIIMFAEQRAKEMDLNFLRSDTCVQNPAMNSLFEKLQYRNVGKIHFSDCKYEFNCYEKSF
- a CDS encoding lyase family protein, translated to MENRSIYRNISPLDHRYYQSNKELFEALSDRLSEEATVAYCVKAEMALLKTHIKLQNLGDQSLIDSLDAVESSITPEEVYIEEEKTQHNIRALVNVINKRVPENLKPWVHMGATSVDILDTANAMRMRDVTRDVILPLLIELEEQLIKMAEAEAETPQVGRTHGQHAVPVTLGFAIAEYVSRLGQSISEIERLSANQRGKLAGAVGGYNATSMITSEPLAMEEIYLDFLGLKPSEYSTQMVEPEYLLRLLLEYNTAFGIIANLADDLRHLQRSEIDEVREFFSATQVGSSTMPQKRNPWNCEHVKSLWKAFSPRVMSFYMDQISEHQRDLSNSASARFQADFIAGFAAATARMKKIIAGMSVNKEQLRKNLTVQGDFVLAEPTYILLAMSGINGAHEIVRKITLSCEKTGKTIKEVLQTEQQESWEKIKEQLKKVTGLDAEEFYSDPSLYRGKTAEKTRTLCKKYTELLSKIKGDLK